A single Natranaerobius thermophilus JW/NM-WN-LF DNA region contains:
- a CDS encoding IS110 family transposase — protein sequence MYFVGIDWADTKHDILVMSGDGRELDNFTIQHSKDGFETLKNKLLKHDDDPENFYCLIETKHGLLTQYLLENNFTVYSVNPKLVDARRKASGAKTDFIDAKILANMGRSELHDLHKLEPDSEHIQELKVLTRDQEALIQESARLTNRLISTLKEYYPVALELFSKITLPVSLAFLRKYPTPKQARKASRDEIFKFLKKQKHPNPTSKANEIFTKLQKPNLEGNRAICSAKSKFLFTILDQLEPLLEHIDEYDKEIEKLFKSHSDSKIFDSIPGAGKRIAPRLLAEWGDDRSRYADASVVQALAGTSPVLHQSGKMRIVKRRHSCIKPFRNALHQFALQTTRWIPWAKDYYYKKRKEGKQHHEAVRTLANIWVRILFAMWVNKEPYNESKFIKAREKHAA from the coding sequence ATGTACTTTGTTGGGATTGATTGGGCTGATACAAAACATGATATCCTGGTCATGAGTGGCGATGGTAGAGAACTAGATAACTTCACTATTCAACATTCTAAAGATGGTTTTGAAACTCTAAAAAACAAGCTATTAAAACATGATGACGATCCTGAAAACTTCTATTGCTTAATTGAAACTAAACATGGACTTTTAACCCAATATCTTTTAGAAAATAACTTCACTGTTTATTCTGTTAACCCCAAACTAGTTGATGCTAGAAGAAAAGCTTCTGGGGCTAAAACTGACTTTATTGATGCTAAAATACTAGCTAATATGGGTAGATCAGAGCTCCATGACTTACATAAGCTAGAGCCTGATTCTGAACACATTCAAGAACTTAAAGTACTCACCAGAGATCAAGAAGCTCTTATACAAGAAAGTGCTAGGTTAACAAATAGACTGATTTCAACCCTGAAAGAATATTACCCTGTTGCTCTTGAATTGTTTTCTAAAATAACTCTACCTGTTTCTCTAGCTTTTTTAAGGAAATATCCTACTCCAAAACAGGCTCGAAAAGCTAGTAGAGATGAGATCTTTAAGTTTTTAAAAAAGCAAAAACATCCTAACCCTACGTCTAAAGCTAATGAGATCTTCACAAAGCTTCAAAAACCTAATTTAGAAGGAAACAGAGCCATTTGTTCTGCCAAGTCTAAGTTTTTATTTACTATCCTAGATCAGCTAGAGCCTTTATTAGAACATATTGATGAGTACGACAAGGAAATCGAGAAACTTTTTAAGTCCCACTCTGACAGTAAAATTTTCGACAGCATACCAGGTGCCGGTAAGCGAATTGCACCGAGGCTGCTGGCAGAGTGGGGAGACGATCGCAGCCGTTATGCTGACGCCTCGGTGGTACAGGCCCTTGCGGGAACTTCACCAGTACTCCATCAAAGTGGCAAAATGCGTATTGTAAAAAGGCGACACTCTTGTATTAAGCCTTTTCGAAACGCTTTACATCAGTTCGCTCTACAAACTACAAGGTGGATCCCCTGGGCCAAAGACTATTACTACAAAAAGCGCAAAGAAGGTAAACAGCATCATGAAGCTGTAAGGACTCTAGCTAATATTTGGGTTAGGATACTCTTTGCTATGTGGGTAAACAAAGAGCCCTACAACGAAAGCAAGTTCATAAAAGCTAGAGAAAAACACGCTGCTTAA
- a CDS encoding ATP-binding cassette domain-containing protein: protein MLKLVDITAYYGYIKALEDINMSIEEGEITALLGANGAGKTTILKVISGLLTPTQGEVLSGDKRLTKLSPEAIVSKGIIQVPEGRRIFPRMTVEENLIIGAYSTNKKILYVKDKTL from the coding sequence GTGCTTAAATTAGTTGATATAACAGCTTATTACGGATATATCAAAGCTTTAGAGGACATTAACATGTCTATAGAGGAGGGGGAGATCACAGCACTTTTGGGTGCAAACGGAGCGGGTAAAACTACTATTTTAAAAGTTATTTCAGGATTATTAACACCTACCCAGGGAGAAGTTTTGTCAGGGGATAAGAGACTCACCAAACTATCTCCGGAAGCGATAGTCAGCAAAGGGATAATACAAGTACCGGAAGGTAGACGGATTTTCCCCAGAATGACAGTTGAAGAGAATCTAATAATAGGGGCTTATAGTACAAATAAAAAGATTCTCTATGTAAAGGATAAAACTCTGTAA
- a CDS encoding ABC transporter ATP-binding protein, with amino-acid sequence MALLSIENLTKSFGGLVAVNELSMDVNQQEIHGLIGPNGAGKTTVFNCISKFYTPDKGKILLDNGQNVLNLSPHQVIRCGISRTFQNVELFDNLTVLENLMVGYHSNMRSGLLLEGLSLPGSLSDESKARERAESIAEFLNIKDTLKMPATSQPLGIQKKIEMGRALISQPKLLLLDEPAGGMNERETQNLAGLITQVQEEFGISVILVEHDMSLVMEICHKITVMNFGRKIACGNPADIQKNPKVQEAYLGKGEDASA; translated from the coding sequence ATGGCTTTATTATCAATTGAAAATTTAACTAAAAGCTTTGGCGGTTTAGTTGCGGTGAATGAGTTATCTATGGATGTAAACCAACAAGAGATTCACGGCTTAATTGGACCCAATGGGGCGGGGAAAACTACCGTTTTTAATTGTATCAGTAAATTCTATACACCGGATAAGGGAAAAATCCTTTTAGATAATGGGCAAAATGTTTTAAATTTATCACCACATCAGGTAATAAGATGCGGTATTAGTAGGACATTTCAAAATGTGGAACTTTTTGATAATTTAACTGTCCTAGAGAACTTAATGGTAGGTTATCATTCCAATATGAGAAGTGGTTTACTTTTGGAAGGTTTAAGCCTACCTGGTAGTTTAAGTGATGAATCTAAAGCCAGGGAACGAGCTGAATCCATAGCGGAATTTTTAAATATAAAGGATACTTTGAAAATGCCAGCAACCTCTCAACCCCTTGGAATTCAGAAAAAGATTGAGATGGGTCGGGCTTTAATCTCCCAGCCTAAATTGCTGTTACTTGATGAACCGGCAGGAGGAATGAATGAAAGAGAGACTCAAAACTTGGCTGGGTTAATTACACAAGTTCAGGAAGAGTTCGGCATATCCGTTATCCTAGTAGAACATGATATGAGCCTGGTAATGGAAATTTGCCATAAAATTACCGTGATGAACTTTGGCAGAAAAATTGCCTGTGGCAATCCCGCAGACATCCAAAAGAACCCTAAGGTACAAGAGGCTTATCTGGGTAAAGGAGAGGATGCAAGTGCTTAA
- a CDS encoding branched-chain amino acid ABC transporter permease, translating to MIVFKRPYLYITLGLLFILVPIVNIYLPIFSRGQMTILNMIVIYSIGAIGFNILLGYSGQVSLGHIAFMGLGAYLSAYITQVMDLSFILGLLVAGIIPMLLGLILGAIALRLEGHYLAIATLGLGMTIKHIFIEWTAFTEGFSGRRAPPAEIFGLEIIQREHSLILGTIVLVILAIFAYNLLNSKTGRALMAMRDSSHAAQAVGISMFKYKMIAFAISTFYVGIAGGLYAHLIRFIEPTRWGLEASLDLVAMTVIGGLASIGGSVVGAAFLEIVPNLARNLPVLEGIRSINFIITGILLILTIIYFPEGLYRKFVKWGKSGLAIIGVSYQSGTESAKSDNSFNSSKENQTSESKHEGPGG from the coding sequence ATGATTGTATTCAAACGGCCTTATCTGTATATCACCCTGGGTTTATTATTTATACTGGTCCCGATAGTGAATATCTATCTCCCCATCTTCTCCCGGGGACAAATGACTATTCTGAATATGATCGTCATTTATTCCATTGGTGCCATTGGGTTTAATATTCTGTTAGGTTATTCGGGTCAAGTATCCCTAGGTCATATAGCTTTTATGGGCTTGGGAGCGTATCTGTCCGCTTATATCACTCAAGTTATGGATTTATCCTTTATTTTGGGATTGTTAGTTGCAGGAATCATTCCCATGTTATTAGGTCTAATTTTAGGAGCTATAGCTCTAAGATTAGAAGGTCATTACCTGGCTATCGCTACTTTAGGTCTCGGAATGACCATTAAGCACATATTCATTGAGTGGACTGCTTTTACCGAGGGTTTTTCAGGTAGAAGAGCACCACCGGCAGAAATATTTGGGCTTGAAATCATTCAACGTGAGCATTCATTAATACTAGGCACAATAGTATTAGTTATATTGGCTATCTTTGCTTATAACTTACTTAACTCCAAAACTGGTAGGGCTTTAATGGCCATGAGAGATAGCAGTCATGCAGCTCAGGCCGTAGGTATCAGCATGTTCAAATATAAAATGATCGCCTTTGCTATCAGCACTTTCTACGTGGGTATTGCTGGAGGTTTATATGCTCATTTGATCAGATTTATTGAACCAACCCGTTGGGGTTTGGAAGCATCCCTTGATTTAGTTGCTATGACAGTGATAGGGGGGCTGGCATCAATAGGTGGCAGTGTGGTTGGAGCTGCATTCTTAGAAATTGTGCCTAACTTGGCTCGTAATTTACCGGTCTTAGAGGGAATTAGAAGCATTAACTTTATTATTACAGGGATACTGTTGATTTTGACAATAATTTATTTTCCTGAAGGCCTATACAGAAAGTTTGTCAAGTGGGGTAAAAGTGGTCTGGCAATTATCGGTGTGAGCTATCAATCAGGTACAGAAAGCGCTAAATCTGACAATTCTTTTAATAGCTCAAAAGAAAACCAAACTTCGGAATCTAAACATGAAGGACCAGGGGGTTGA
- a CDS encoding branched-chain amino acid ABC transporter permease: MSVFIQIVISGLETGSLYALAALGIVLIYQTATIINFSQGEMAMFASFLAFTLWRGDLPYIVAFLAAIIFAVFLGGFVHRFCIRPAHKASKIGRMIITLGLIMAIDGLAAAIFGIDSHYMRPAVAADNIVVGDLILRPNALFIIGVTIVIMLVLFYLLNNTFWGMAIRATSQDETTARLMGIPVQRIHMLSWIIAATLGAVTGVLVAPTTNVSTTMMMEVHLKSIIAAVLGGFGSFIGPVVGGFIIGIADNLIGYYVSLTWQTVIVYGLLIIVLIIKPYGILGKNPGKKV; encoded by the coding sequence ATGTCTGTGTTTATCCAGATAGTAATTTCCGGCTTAGAAACAGGAAGTTTATATGCTCTAGCAGCCCTTGGAATTGTTTTGATCTATCAAACTGCCACCATTATTAACTTTTCCCAAGGCGAGATGGCCATGTTTGCAAGTTTTTTAGCCTTTACTTTATGGAGAGGAGATTTACCCTATATTGTTGCATTTTTAGCTGCAATTATCTTTGCCGTGTTTTTAGGTGGCTTTGTACACAGGTTTTGTATTAGACCTGCCCATAAAGCTAGTAAAATAGGAAGAATGATTATCACCTTAGGGTTAATAATGGCAATTGATGGTTTGGCAGCTGCAATATTCGGGATAGACTCGCATTATATGAGACCTGCCGTAGCTGCAGATAACATAGTCGTGGGAGATCTTATCCTTCGTCCTAATGCCCTGTTTATCATAGGGGTTACTATAGTCATTATGCTGGTGTTATTCTATCTTCTTAACAATACCTTTTGGGGCATGGCAATCAGGGCAACATCCCAAGATGAAACAACGGCTCGATTAATGGGAATTCCCGTACAAAGAATACACATGTTGTCCTGGATAATTGCCGCCACCTTGGGAGCTGTCACCGGAGTCCTGGTAGCTCCTACTACCAATGTTTCTACTACTATGATGATGGAAGTTCACTTAAAATCAATTATTGCTGCAGTACTTGGTGGTTTTGGTTCTTTTATCGGACCTGTTGTTGGTGGTTTTATTATAGGAATTGCAGATAACTTAATCGGTTATTATGTGTCCTTAACTTGGCAGACGGTGATTGTTTATGGATTGCTTATTATAGTTCTCATCATTAAGCCTTACGGAATACTAGGTAAAAACCCTGGAAAGAAGGTGTAA
- a CDS encoding alpha/beta fold hydrolase: MVRINIDSVEIPRGETIYYRWREGSSSSYPLVLVHGNMTSSKHWDLLMENLTEKYQIYAIDLPGFGLSTYNKPINDIKDLSLVLRQFCDKLNLEKFYLVGWSTGGAVAMKLIADNPQYADKLALLAPISTRGYPIYKSDQEQQPLERVITRDEVAQEFDSIVKAFQRKDREVVRQIWNQLIYVNNQPSPEKYEEYLDDILTQRNLIDVYNALNKFNISEVSNGVDYGTGEARDIKLPTKILWGDLDQVVTREMIRETISDLGISATLVTNEHCGHNLMIDDLPWVVKELESFLQ, encoded by the coding sequence ATGGTTCGGATTAACATTGATTCTGTGGAAATACCCAGGGGGGAGACAATTTATTACCGCTGGCGTGAAGGGTCTAGCTCTAGTTATCCTTTGGTTTTGGTTCATGGAAATATGACTTCTTCGAAGCACTGGGATCTGTTAATGGAAAACTTGACCGAGAAATATCAAATTTATGCCATAGACTTGCCGGGTTTTGGGCTCTCAACTTATAACAAACCAATTAATGATATAAAAGATCTATCTCTGGTTTTGCGCCAATTTTGCGATAAATTAAATCTTGAAAAATTCTATCTGGTTGGTTGGTCAACTGGCGGTGCTGTTGCTATGAAATTGATCGCCGATAATCCTCAATATGCTGATAAACTAGCTCTATTAGCACCCATTTCTACACGTGGTTATCCTATCTATAAAAGTGATCAAGAGCAACAACCTTTAGAAAGGGTTATCACTAGGGATGAGGTAGCCCAGGAATTTGATTCCATAGTTAAGGCATTTCAAAGAAAAGATCGGGAAGTTGTACGTCAGATTTGGAATCAGCTAATCTACGTCAATAATCAACCTTCCCCGGAAAAATATGAAGAATACTTAGACGATATTTTAACTCAGCGCAATTTAATTGATGTCTATAATGCCCTAAACAAGTTTAACATCAGTGAAGTGAGCAATGGCGTCGATTACGGTACTGGAGAAGCGAGGGATATTAAACTTCCTACTAAAATACTTTGGGGTGATTTAGATCAGGTTGTCACCAGGGAAATGATCAGAGAAACTATCTCTGACCTTGGAATTTCTGCCACACTGGTGACTAATGAGCATTGTGGGCATAATCTGATGATTGACGATTTGCCATGGGTAGTGAAAGAACTGGAAAGCTTTTTACAATAA
- a CDS encoding sigma-54 interaction domain-containing protein, which translates to MSTILKNFENVVDVVDRIFDVIPVPVILVDEKGIIRMINRAFADLLKVSKQQAIGRPAVEVDHNSKWPVVLKSGEFDIAKKHKFARTGEDAVVHRIPIYDYDSGEIVGGFGMVLFQNLKELRDLADKNKLLEKKLDHYKQRVRQIYSTKYSWDNIKTCSSKMEACKQNAKKAARTDLNVLITGESGVGKEIFAQAIHNESHRSDHPFIKVNCAAIPENLLESELFGYQGGAFTGASKEGKPGKFELADKGTLFFDEIGDMPKKMQAKLLRVIQEGEVERLGGQKEQEVDVRIIAATNKNLEELVATDDFREDLFYRINVLTLNIPPLKDRKEDIALLAEDFLYETKQEMGENKQISQEAVEVLQKYDWPGNIRQLKNIIQRLAVNAETTVIEKSDIPIKLLKQLQISESPSYPEEGLNEIVEQVEKKVIRETLELYDFNKSMAASILNIPRSTLYRKMKKYGLKEGIYGSD; encoded by the coding sequence GTGAGCACAATACTCAAAAATTTTGAAAATGTAGTTGATGTAGTAGACAGGATTTTTGATGTGATTCCCGTGCCAGTGATCCTTGTGGACGAAAAAGGGATTATTCGAATGATAAACAGAGCCTTTGCTGATCTATTGAAAGTTTCAAAACAGCAGGCCATAGGTCGCCCGGCTGTGGAGGTCGATCATAATAGCAAATGGCCCGTTGTGCTTAAATCCGGTGAATTTGATATAGCTAAAAAACATAAATTCGCAAGAACAGGAGAAGATGCCGTCGTTCACAGAATACCAATTTACGATTATGACAGTGGTGAAATTGTCGGCGGTTTCGGCATGGTTCTGTTTCAAAATTTGAAAGAGTTAAGGGACTTGGCAGATAAAAATAAGCTCTTGGAAAAGAAACTAGACCACTACAAACAAAGAGTGCGCCAAATTTATAGTACTAAGTATTCTTGGGATAATATCAAAACCTGTTCCTCTAAAATGGAAGCATGTAAACAAAATGCTAAAAAAGCAGCGCGAACTGATTTAAATGTACTTATAACGGGTGAAAGTGGAGTGGGCAAAGAAATCTTTGCCCAGGCCATTCACAATGAAAGTCATCGTTCTGATCATCCTTTTATCAAAGTAAACTGTGCTGCTATACCAGAAAATTTACTGGAATCCGAGCTATTTGGTTATCAAGGTGGGGCTTTTACAGGCGCCTCTAAAGAAGGAAAACCAGGTAAATTTGAACTTGCCGACAAAGGCACCCTGTTTTTTGATGAAATTGGTGATATGCCGAAAAAAATGCAGGCCAAGCTCTTGCGAGTTATTCAAGAAGGGGAGGTAGAGCGACTGGGAGGCCAAAAAGAACAGGAAGTTGATGTCAGGATTATAGCTGCAACCAATAAGAATTTAGAAGAGTTAGTTGCAACTGATGATTTTAGAGAGGACCTGTTTTATCGGATAAATGTCTTGACTTTGAATATACCGCCTCTTAAAGATCGAAAAGAAGATATAGCACTACTGGCAGAAGATTTTCTATACGAAACTAAACAAGAAATGGGAGAGAATAAACAAATTTCTCAAGAAGCAGTTGAGGTACTTCAAAAATATGATTGGCCGGGTAATATCAGGCAACTGAAAAATATTATTCAGCGCTTGGCAGTCAATGCTGAAACCACTGTAATTGAGAAGAGCGATATACCCATAAAACTTCTAAAACAATTGCAAATTAGCGAATCTCCAAGTTATCCGGAAGAAGGATTAAATGAAATAGTAGAACAGGTGGAAAAAAAGGTTATCAGAGAAACACTAGAACTTTATGATTTCAATAAATCCATGGCAGCTAGTATATTGAATATACCCAGGTCTACACTGTATCGAAAAATGAAAAAATACGGACTCAAGGAGGGTATTTATGGTTCGGATTAA
- the fabG gene encoding 3-oxoacyl-ACP reductase FabG, producing the protein MKLQDKVALITGGAAGIGKVTAQKFVDEGAKVIICDVEEETLSETRNALSASGGSIEAKVTDVTNKTQVDQLIDQIVNDYGKLDVVVNNAGVTADATLTKMAEEQFDKVINVNLKGVFLVGQKAAKIMKKQEQGVILNASSVVGLYGNFGQTNYAATKWGVIGMTKTWAKELGKNNVRVNAVAPGFIETEMVSEMPEKVVNMMQEKSPLNRLGSPEEVANIYCFLASDDSSFVTGSVYGVDGGVVL; encoded by the coding sequence GTGAAATTACAAGATAAAGTGGCATTGATTACAGGAGGGGCAGCTGGAATTGGTAAAGTTACAGCTCAAAAGTTTGTAGATGAAGGGGCTAAGGTAATCATTTGCGATGTAGAGGAAGAGACACTGTCTGAGACAAGGAATGCCCTGAGTGCAAGTGGAGGAAGTATTGAAGCCAAAGTAACTGATGTGACCAATAAAACCCAGGTAGATCAACTCATTGATCAAATCGTAAATGATTACGGCAAGTTGGACGTAGTTGTCAATAATGCTGGAGTGACTGCTGATGCCACTTTAACTAAAATGGCAGAAGAACAGTTTGATAAAGTAATTAATGTCAATTTAAAAGGTGTATTCCTAGTAGGCCAAAAAGCAGCCAAAATCATGAAAAAGCAGGAACAGGGAGTTATTCTAAATGCTTCTTCCGTAGTAGGTCTATATGGAAATTTTGGCCAGACCAACTATGCAGCAACTAAATGGGGAGTCATAGGCATGACCAAAACTTGGGCTAAAGAACTGGGTAAAAATAATGTACGAGTAAATGCAGTGGCCCCCGGGTTCATTGAAACTGAAATGGTTTCTGAAATGCCCGAGAAAGTGGTTAATATGATGCAGGAAAAATCACCTCTTAATAGATTGGGAAGTCCTGAAGAAGTTGCTAATATTTATTGTTTTCTGGCTTCTGATGACAGCTCTTTTGTAACAGGTTCAGTTTATGGTGTAGACGGTGGAGTGGTACTGTAG
- a CDS encoding acetyl-CoA hydrolase/transferase family protein: MRLKEEYRKKLVSLDEGVSQIKSGDEVVTAMAASQPPGLMNQLGSRRDYVRDVRVITCLPLAEYSFYSQEGMEDSFFMESWFYGPHVRKAAKQGANVSYIPNHLHLSATRRFQYRKPDVFLGTATPMDKHGNFSLSLGITYEKEAIEQANIVILEINENLPRTYGDINVHISQVDYLVENNTSLFTLPEIEPTDKDHKIGGYIAELVEDESTLQLGIGGIPNAVAKALEDKRDLGIHTEMMTDGMVDLYEKGVITNRKKTLWKDKMLATFAYGSQKLYDFLDNNLGVEFQRGKVVNNPYIIGHNWKMVSINTALQVDLTGQVCSESLGHSIYSGTGGQCDTAVGSQKSEGGKSIIALYSSVKDDTISTIVPALNEGAGITLPRNDVDYVVTEYGVAALRGRSIKERVENLINIAHPNFREELKSEAKSKGII, encoded by the coding sequence ATGCGTCTCAAAGAGGAATATCGTAAAAAACTAGTTTCTTTGGACGAAGGGGTTTCACAAATTAAATCCGGTGATGAGGTGGTAACAGCCATGGCTGCTTCACAACCCCCTGGGCTAATGAACCAGCTGGGAAGTAGAAGAGATTATGTGAGGGATGTCAGGGTTATCACCTGTTTACCTCTGGCAGAGTATAGTTTTTACAGTCAGGAAGGTATGGAGGATAGTTTTTTCATGGAAAGCTGGTTTTATGGCCCTCATGTCAGAAAAGCTGCCAAACAAGGTGCCAATGTCAGCTATATTCCCAATCATCTTCATTTATCGGCCACTCGTAGGTTCCAATATAGAAAACCTGATGTTTTTCTAGGTACTGCCACCCCAATGGACAAACACGGGAATTTTTCCTTGTCCCTTGGTATTACCTACGAGAAAGAGGCTATAGAACAAGCCAATATAGTTATTTTAGAGATTAATGAAAATTTACCCAGGACCTATGGAGATATCAATGTTCATATATCTCAGGTTGATTATTTAGTTGAAAATAATACTTCTCTATTTACTTTGCCAGAAATAGAACCTACAGACAAAGATCATAAGATAGGTGGTTACATTGCCGAACTCGTTGAAGACGAGTCAACTTTGCAATTGGGAATAGGTGGAATACCAAACGCAGTAGCAAAAGCCCTGGAAGATAAACGAGATTTAGGTATTCATACCGAAATGATGACAGATGGTATGGTAGATCTATATGAAAAAGGTGTTATTACTAATAGGAAAAAAACCCTTTGGAAAGATAAAATGTTGGCTACCTTTGCCTATGGTTCTCAAAAGCTCTATGACTTTCTAGACAATAATTTGGGAGTGGAATTTCAGAGGGGTAAAGTAGTAAATAACCCATATATTATTGGTCATAACTGGAAAATGGTTAGCATTAACACTGCATTGCAGGTAGATTTAACAGGTCAAGTTTGTTCTGAAAGTCTGGGTCATTCTATATACAGTGGAACCGGCGGCCAATGTGATACAGCTGTAGGTTCACAGAAGTCAGAGGGTGGTAAGTCAATTATTGCCCTTTACTCCTCAGTCAAAGATGATACTATCTCGACAATAGTTCCTGCATTGAATGAAGGAGCAGGAATCACCTTACCTAGAAATGACGTAGATTATGTAGTTACAGAATACGGTGTAGCAGCCCTGAGAGGGCGCTCAATTAAAGAACGAGTCGAAAATTTAATAAATATAGCTCACCCGAATTTTAGAGAAGAATTAAAATCTGAGGCAAAAAGTAAAGGGATTATTTAG
- a CDS encoding 3-oxoacyl-ACP synthase — protein MNRNSIGIVSLATYIPDNFMTSQELANKSGVPQDVIEDKMGIKQKPIPGKEDHTCEMGIKAANRAIEKGEIDPENIDLVIYIGEEHKEWLLWTAGIKLQYEIGAENAWAFDISQRCGTGVVGIEIAKSLMMANPDINTVLLAGGYRNCDFIDYENPRVRFMYNLGSGGGAMILQKGLNKNKVLESSIITDGSLSEDVIVPAGGTKQPISSEAIKNKENYLDVTDPEGMKERLDEVSIKNFFKVIETAVEKSGYSTSDIDYLALLHMKKSAHKGVLEELNLSEKQSIYLEEYGHLGQFDQILSTELALEQGKITDGDLVVWVSAGIGYAWNASVIKWGN, from the coding sequence ATGAACAGAAACAGTATAGGTATCGTTTCCCTGGCTACGTATATACCCGATAATTTTATGACTAGTCAGGAATTGGCAAATAAAAGCGGCGTTCCTCAGGATGTAATCGAGGACAAAATGGGAATTAAACAGAAACCAATCCCCGGAAAAGAAGACCACACCTGTGAAATGGGCATCAAGGCTGCCAATAGGGCAATTGAAAAAGGAGAAATAGATCCCGAGAACATTGATCTGGTCATCTATATTGGAGAAGAACATAAAGAATGGTTGCTATGGACTGCCGGGATAAAACTACAGTATGAAATCGGGGCCGAAAATGCCTGGGCTTTTGATATAAGTCAACGTTGTGGGACTGGGGTAGTTGGAATCGAGATAGCTAAGTCTTTAATGATGGCTAATCCAGATATTAATACAGTGTTGTTGGCTGGTGGTTATAGGAACTGTGATTTTATTGACTATGAAAATCCACGAGTACGGTTTATGTATAATCTAGGATCTGGTGGAGGCGCCATGATTTTGCAAAAAGGATTAAACAAAAATAAAGTGCTCGAAAGCTCAATTATAACCGATGGTTCTCTATCTGAAGATGTAATAGTACCGGCAGGAGGTACTAAACAACCAATTAGCAGTGAAGCCATCAAGAATAAAGAAAATTACTTAGATGTGACGGATCCTGAGGGTATGAAGGAGCGATTAGATGAAGTATCAATTAAGAACTTCTTTAAAGTGATTGAAACCGCTGTAGAAAAAAGTGGATATAGCACTAGTGATATCGATTATCTAGCCCTTCTTCATATGAAAAAATCAGCTCACAAAGGTGTTCTGGAAGAACTGAATCTTTCTGAAAAACAATCTATTTATCTTGAAGAATACGGCCATTTAGGTCAATTCGATCAAATTTTATCAACTGAGCTCGCCCTGGAACAGGGAAAAATTACAGATGGTGATTTAGTGGTGTGGGTAAGTGCAGGCATAGGTTATGCCTGGAATGCCTCTGTTATTAAATGGGGTAATTAA
- a CDS encoding YdcF family protein: MTTLVMLLLVAILILTIFWDNLLTAIGKFLVAEEPLERDGSYILVLQGGIPDRIAHGVELHQDNYAENILMVESKSFTNYELMEQKQLDLPSSAEINKQAAMQMGIDDDQINIIPGKVDSTQQEAGKVAQYLSSNYHSEEDLKVILVTSRYHSKRAKLILQTELKEHDLTNIDIVSSPSHYDPYYPDEWWKNRRQARNTFMEYLKLINFYTFNF, translated from the coding sequence ATGACAACTTTGGTTATGTTGTTACTTGTGGCTATTTTGATTTTGACAATATTTTGGGATAATCTACTAACGGCCATTGGAAAATTTCTGGTAGCTGAAGAACCCCTAGAACGGGATGGCTCTTACATCCTAGTCCTACAAGGCGGTATTCCAGATAGAATTGCCCATGGGGTTGAACTTCATCAAGACAACTACGCTGAGAACATCTTAATGGTAGAAAGCAAAAGCTTTACCAATTACGAACTCATGGAACAGAAACAGTTAGATCTGCCTTCTAGTGCCGAAATCAATAAGCAAGCCGCTATGCAAATGGGGATTGACGATGATCAAATTAATATTATCCCTGGAAAAGTAGATAGCACTCAGCAAGAAGCAGGTAAAGTCGCCCAGTATTTATCAAGCAATTACCATAGCGAAGAAGACCTTAAGGTAATTTTGGTAACATCTAGATACCATTCTAAGAGGGCTAAATTAATTTTACAAACAGAACTAAAGGAACATGACTTAACAAACATAGATATAGTTTCGTCACCCAGTCATTATGACCCTTATTATCCTGATGAGTGGTGGAAGAACAGAAGACAAGCCCGAAATACTTTTATGGAGTATTTAAAATTAATTAATTTTTATACCTTTAACTTTTAG